A genomic segment from Candidatus Viadribacter manganicus encodes:
- a CDS encoding murein transglycosylase A, whose product MRRVLTLIATASVLSACASSERPGPSVGPMQPETAVAFSLQPGAFNDIPDWTTVDLAPALLAFRRACDGRRQRDPSAALPGGGQYGGTVADWQPACAAAQSVAPGSERAFFEANFIPNLVRGPGEARITAYYEPIIEARRFPDAVYSAPLVRKPGDMVTVDIAAFAEAYDNEALRGAPRALTGQLNGAQVRPYPKREEINPSTDQVFAWAHPVDVYNLQIQGSGRIAFPDGTQARAAFAAQNGYRWRSALGALRDSGQLQGGATWQNFRAWSDRNGADATRQALNADPSFVFFQEEGIDDPAAGPRGAAGVPLTPMGSIAVDPAFHPYGAVVFVDAQYDGQPFRHLFVAQDTGGAIRRGPQRGDVFFGSGADAGRGAERMNSPARWWTLIPRSVPTS is encoded by the coding sequence ATGCGCCGTGTTCTGACGCTTATCGCGACCGCCTCTGTGCTTTCGGCCTGCGCGAGCTCTGAGCGGCCTGGTCCGAGCGTTGGCCCAATGCAGCCTGAAACGGCGGTGGCGTTCTCGCTGCAGCCTGGCGCGTTTAACGATATCCCCGATTGGACAACCGTCGATCTTGCTCCGGCGTTGCTCGCTTTCCGCCGCGCCTGCGACGGGCGCCGTCAGCGCGATCCGAGCGCGGCGCTCCCAGGCGGCGGCCAATATGGCGGCACGGTTGCGGACTGGCAGCCTGCGTGCGCAGCTGCGCAAAGCGTGGCGCCTGGCTCTGAACGCGCATTCTTCGAAGCGAATTTCATTCCCAATCTCGTGCGCGGTCCCGGCGAAGCCCGCATCACGGCGTACTACGAGCCGATCATAGAGGCGCGCCGCTTTCCTGACGCTGTCTATTCAGCGCCGCTGGTGCGCAAGCCCGGCGACATGGTGACGGTGGATATCGCTGCCTTCGCCGAAGCTTATGACAATGAAGCACTGCGCGGTGCGCCGCGCGCGCTGACTGGGCAACTTAACGGCGCACAAGTGCGGCCTTATCCCAAACGCGAAGAAATCAATCCATCTACCGATCAAGTGTTCGCATGGGCGCATCCGGTAGACGTCTACAATCTTCAGATCCAAGGTTCCGGCCGCATCGCATTTCCCGATGGCACACAAGCGCGGGCCGCGTTTGCTGCACAGAACGGCTATCGCTGGCGCTCAGCGTTAGGCGCATTGCGCGATAGCGGCCAATTGCAGGGTGGCGCGACGTGGCAGAATTTCCGCGCGTGGAGCGATCGCAATGGCGCCGACGCAACGCGCCAGGCGCTCAATGCGGACCCGTCCTTCGTTTTCTTTCAGGAAGAAGGCATCGACGATCCCGCGGCAGGTCCGCGCGGTGCTGCGGGCGTGCCGCTGACGCCAATGGGTTCGATCGCGGTCGATCCCGCCTTCCATCCCTATGGCGCTGTCGTCTTCGTTGACGCGCAATATGACGGCCAACCGTTCCGCCATCTCTTTGTCGCGCAAGATACGGGCGGCGCAATTCGTCGTGGGCCACAACGCGGGGATGTGTTCTTTGGCTCTGGCGCCGATGCCGGGCGCGGCGCCGAGCGCATGAACTCACCAGCGCGCTGGTGGACGCTCATTCCCCGCAGCGTGCCGACGTCCTAA
- a CDS encoding M23 family metallopeptidase, producing MRRIAFSLAAAAALTGCATAANPPYARPVTTTISPPISSAANIYTNAPRAPLHSELFACHSYGSNLGLIGQRGEATNYTPYVETPAGSLLRNPTEVGCLSSGFGYRGTATGGGRQHNGIDLANREGGFIYAAGNGRVVTADYRGGYGNFIEIDHGNGVHTRYAHLVEIDPNLRPGMSIAEGTPMGRMGMTGNATGVHLHYEIAIDGLLVDPINYGVPQPYQTTPVAQTYQQPVPIEAPQVIELEEPAMEQPIPPPLQSYPEPVRLQRPDGFN from the coding sequence ATGCGACGTATCGCTTTTAGTTTGGCGGCCGCCGCAGCTCTTACGGGCTGCGCGACCGCGGCCAACCCGCCGTATGCGCGACCGGTGACCACAACCATCTCTCCGCCGATTTCGAGTGCGGCGAACATTTACACCAACGCACCGCGTGCGCCGCTCCATAGCGAACTCTTTGCTTGCCACTCCTATGGTTCGAACCTCGGCCTGATCGGTCAACGCGGTGAAGCGACGAACTACACGCCGTACGTCGAAACACCCGCAGGGTCGTTGTTGCGCAATCCAACGGAAGTTGGGTGTCTCTCGTCAGGCTTCGGCTATCGCGGCACGGCGACGGGTGGCGGACGCCAACACAACGGCATCGATCTCGCCAATCGCGAGGGCGGCTTCATCTATGCTGCCGGCAACGGACGCGTAGTCACGGCCGACTATCGCGGTGGCTACGGCAATTTCATCGAGATCGATCACGGCAACGGCGTGCACACGCGATACGCGCATTTGGTGGAGATCGATCCAAATCTTCGTCCCGGCATGAGCATCGCCGAAGGTACGCCAATGGGGCGCATGGGCATGACCGGCAACGCGACCGGCGTGCACCTGCATTATGAGATTGCGATCGATGGCTTGCTTGTCGATCCGATCAATTATGGCGTGCCGCAGCCGTATCAAACGACGCCGGTTGCGCAGACTTACCAGCAACCGGTTCCGATTGAGGCGCCGCAAGTCATAGAGCTCGAAGAGCCCGCGATGGAGCAACCGATCCCGCCGCCATTGCAAAGCTATCCCGAGCCGGTGCGGCTACAACGGCCGGACGGCTTCAACTAG
- a CDS encoding CreA family protein — MSLKLKAALAAVMACALAACGDRDTQVGEFSNDLLGNEIMVEALPDPDIPGVVCHVAYFDRSMLDRIRQGNWFENPSNSAVSCQRIGPINLAGIESSRSGEEIFNQRTSLFFKNTAIRRILDLQNRTILYVSHSRELVEGSAKMDISSVPLTEAEIATAR, encoded by the coding sequence TTGTCTTTGAAGCTTAAGGCGGCGCTTGCCGCTGTGATGGCGTGCGCGCTCGCGGCGTGCGGAGATCGCGACACTCAGGTTGGCGAATTCTCGAACGATTTGCTCGGCAACGAGATCATGGTGGAGGCGCTTCCGGATCCGGATATCCCCGGTGTCGTTTGCCACGTTGCATACTTCGACCGCTCGATGCTGGACCGCATTCGTCAGGGCAATTGGTTCGAGAACCCGTCCAACTCGGCGGTGTCATGCCAACGCATTGGCCCCATCAACCTCGCGGGCATTGAGTCCTCACGTTCGGGCGAGGAGATTTTCAATCAACGCACCAGCCTGTTCTTCAAGAACACCGCCATCCGCCGCATTCTCGATCTTCAGAACCGCACGATCCTCTATGTTTCGCACTCGCGCGAACTGGTTGAAGGGTCCGCGAAGATGGACATTTCAAGCGTGCCCCTAACCGAGGCGGAGATCGCCACGGCGCGCTGA
- a CDS encoding NUDIX hydrolase has product MSEARVIIGLSAVIVAITEDAPYVVVTKDGGDAAGLPFGPFDPAGDRTLELSLRGWVKEQTGFNIGYAEQLYTFGDRGREMPIAESAGSERVISISYLALTPSRAVLDRAAARWRSWYDFFPWEDWRGGRPGVIDEIIAPRLKDWAQATKDAESVSQRRARVRLAFALDGAVWNEERSLERYELLYEAGLAPEAERDRARFDGKPAVTMQSEAGLGEPMASDHRRILATAIGRLRAKIKYRPVVFELAPAQFTLLHLQRVVEAIAGLELHKQNFRRLLDRTGLVEGTGQVDTSAGGRPAELFRARLDTLNERPVGGVHVPAPRGE; this is encoded by the coding sequence ATGAGCGAAGCGCGCGTCATCATTGGTCTGTCGGCTGTCATCGTCGCCATCACCGAGGATGCGCCCTATGTCGTCGTCACGAAAGATGGCGGCGACGCCGCGGGACTGCCATTCGGTCCGTTCGATCCGGCCGGCGACCGGACACTAGAGCTTTCGCTACGTGGTTGGGTGAAGGAGCAGACGGGCTTCAACATTGGCTATGCCGAACAACTCTACACGTTTGGCGATCGCGGCCGAGAAATGCCGATTGCAGAAAGCGCCGGCTCGGAGCGGGTCATCTCGATTTCGTATCTCGCGCTTACACCATCGCGGGCCGTGCTTGATCGCGCAGCGGCGCGCTGGCGCTCCTGGTACGATTTCTTCCCGTGGGAGGACTGGCGCGGCGGGCGGCCTGGTGTGATCGATGAAATCATCGCCCCACGTCTGAAAGATTGGGCCCAAGCGACTAAAGACGCCGAATCTGTCTCGCAACGGCGCGCGCGCGTGCGTTTGGCGTTCGCACTTGATGGCGCGGTCTGGAACGAGGAACGCTCGCTCGAGCGCTATGAGCTTCTCTACGAAGCAGGGCTAGCGCCAGAAGCCGAGCGCGACCGCGCCCGTTTCGATGGCAAGCCAGCCGTCACCATGCAAAGCGAAGCTGGTCTGGGAGAGCCGATGGCATCCGACCACAGACGCATCCTCGCCACGGCAATCGGGCGCCTGCGTGCAAAAATCAAATACCGGCCAGTCGTTTTCGAACTGGCGCCAGCGCAATTCACCTTGCTGCACCTGCAGCGCGTCGTCGAAGCCATAGCGGGCCTTGAGCTTCACAAGCAAAATTTCCGCCGCCTCCTCGACCGCACCGGGCTGGTCGAAGGTACAGGCCAAGTCGATACAAGCGCGGGTGGCCGCCCCGCCGAACTCTTTCGCGCACGCTTGGACACGCTGAACGAACGGCCAGTTGGCGGCGTCCATGTCCCCGCACCGCGCGGCGAGTGA